Proteins encoded together in one Quercus lobata isolate SW786 chromosome 3, ValleyOak3.0 Primary Assembly, whole genome shotgun sequence window:
- the LOC115981897 gene encoding uncharacterized protein LOC115981897, whose protein sequence is MKERGKAVEAAFNNDMEYYSSSSDLPCKKHPSSTSVGICAYCLKDRLIKLVCSDCGEQRLSSCSCSEISSNRNSCTVEVGSVGRVSFLIENERSDLVSQSHSKAKEKAHEDVVMLKRSSSSCVEIKRSKFWRIGRLFRKKREKGCERSSVGGGCDDQKSDLWLVDYMGVSRSRSLCSFRGTSGLFGSEDGGEHLVVSGARSSISAARSSGVNGGLLLDSGRRSGFSEAEPRKSGFDSDKKESQLETERGTDHLKGVKKGGLLELDAGSNGANRRVFSLKESDFNGMDESGFIDLKLDYSSESSKPEFSAVKMGVVADPEAAVGSMRGSDFGAHECGVPFGNIMEDGSFCNGGSCRITVSERGISRGRKSLKGWRWIFRHNPSWGSARKKDEDLMFKT, encoded by the coding sequence atgaaagagagaggCAAAGCTGTGGAAGCTGCATTCAACAACGACATGGAATACTATTCATCTTCATCGGATCTTCCATGCAAGAAGCATCCATCTTCAACTTCGGTTGGGATATGTGCTTATTGTCTCAAGGACCGCTTGATCAAGCTGGTTTGCTCTGACTGTGGAGAGCAGCGcctctcttcttgttcttgctCTGAGATCTCTTCCAATCGGAATTCATGCACTGTTGAGGTAGGGAGTGTTGGTCGAGTATCATTCCTGATAGAGAATGAAAGAAGCGATCTTGTTTCGCAATCACATTCCAAAGCCAAAGAGAAAGCTCATGAGGATGTCGTGATGCTCAAGAGGAGTAGTAGCAGTTGTGTTGAGATTAAAAGAAGTAAGTTTTGGAGAATTGGGAGGTTGTTTaggaagaaaagggaaaagggtTGTGAGAGATCGAGTGTTGGAGGTGGGTGTGATGATCAGAAAAGTGATTTGTGGTTGGTTGATTATATGGGTGTGTCTAGGTCCAGGTCACTTTGTAGTTTCAGGGGTACTAGTGGGTTGTTTGGGTCCGAAGATGGTGGAGAACATTTGGTTGTGTCAGGTGCTAGGAGTTCTATTTCTGCAGCCAGAAGTTCTGGTGTCAATGGGGGTTTACTTTTAGATTCTGGGAGAAGAAGTGGATTCAGTGAAGCAGAGCCAAGAAAAAGTGGCTTTGATAGTGACAAAAAAGAGAGTCAATTGGAGACTGAAAGGGGCACTGATCATCTGAAGGGTGTGAAGAAAGGTGGTCTTTTGGAGCTTGATGCTGGTTCAAATGGAGCTAATAGACGGGTTTTCTCACTCAAAGAGAGTGATTTCAATGGTATGGATGAATCGGGCTTTATTGATTTGAAGCTTGATTACTCTTCAGAATCATCAAAGCCAGAGTTTTCTGCTGTGAAAATGGGTGTTGTAGCAGATCCAGAAGCAGCTGTTGGTAGCATGAGAGGTAGTGATTTTGGGGCACATGAATGTGGAGTTCCTTTTGGGAATATTATGGAGGATGGGAGTTTCTGTAATGGGGGTTCATGTAGAATCACAGTGAGTGAGAGAGGGATCAGTAGGGGCAGGAAAAGCTTGAAGGGTTGGCGATGGATTTTCAGGCATAATCCAAGCTGGGGAAGTGCAAGGAAGAAGGATGAAGATCTTATGTTTAAAACGTAG